The following nucleotide sequence is from Candidatus Deferrimicrobiaceae bacterium.
CGCCGCAGCTGCAAGGCGATTCTGGAGTACCGGTCGGCCGTCACGTCGGCGACGGGCACCACTTCAACCGCTTCGTGTTCGAGGAATCGGGTCAATAGGGACATGTTGTAGTCGAAACGCGAGCCGTTGCGGAAACCGAACAGGATCTCCCCGAGGACCACCGGCGAGACCAGGACCGATTCTGAGCCGGCGATCTTGCTTACGGCCGGAGCGTGCTCCATCCGGTAAAGCGCGTACACATTCGTGTCGATGAGGATATTCACTTCCACATCGCCTCATCGATCTCTTCGAAGATTTTGGTAGCCTCTTCGAACTCCCTGGCCTCATCTTCCGTCCACCCTCCCGCAAGTTCCGCAAGAG
It contains:
- a CDS encoding type II toxin-antitoxin system VapC family toxin, with protein sequence MEVNILIDTNVYALYRMEHAPAVSKIAGSESVLVSPVVLGEILFGFRNGSRFDYNMSLLTRFLEHEAVEVVPVADVTADRYSRIALQLRRQGTPIPSNDIWIAAQAMEYGAELLTSDRHFEHVGGLAYTIV